A segment of the bacterium genome:
GGGGCCCGCCGCACACGACGCGGCACCCGCCGCCTGAGTGTGTCGTCGAGATGCGCAAGTAGGACCCAAGGGGAGTTGGACTGACGTGAAGTCGAAGGCATGTCGTGACGCAATTGTCTTGACGGATGGGGAACGCGCGGCGCTGGAGGATCTGGCGCTGCAGCACCTCGGCCATTCCGCCGGAGCCCGGCGGGCCTGTATCATCCTGCTGAGCGCGGACGGCCGCAGCGTGACCGACATCTGCAACATGCTCGGCTGCACGCGCCAGACGGTCGTCTCCTGGCGTCGCCGCTTCCAGCGGGCGCGCGTCGAGGGCCTGCACCGGGCCCGGTCGGCGCGCCGCCTCGGCTCCTGCGGTTCGGTGCCGATACAGCCCTGACGCCGCCTCCGCGCCCGCGGCAGGACCCTCGCTCCCCGGCGGCGAATGTTCCTACATTCCCCGCAAGGAGCCACCGGTGCCTACGTTAGCCATCCTCAACGGCGCACTCGAGGGGCAGGTCTTCGACCTCGACAAGCCCATCATCACGCTGGGGCGACGGGCTGACAATGATGTCGCGGTGACGCTGGACCCGCGCATCTCGCGCTTCCACGCCCAGCTCTCCCAGCGCGGGCAGGAGTGGCTGCTCGAGGACCTCGGCAGCGCCAACGGCACCTTCGTCGGCCAACGCAAGATCCACGGCCCTACCGTGATCCGCCCCGGCGACCGCTTCCGTCTGGGCCGCACGTGGCTGGCCCTGGTGCCCGAGCCGATTCACACGTCCGAGGCCGAGGCCCGCGAGCGCGTACAGCTCACCGAGGAGGAGCCCGTGGACCTGCTCGGCACGCCGGCCGAGGAGAGCGACGCCCTGGCGCCCGAGGTCTCCACGGCCACCTCCGCGCCGCAGTCGGTCGTCTATTCGCTGGGCCTCGACCAGCCGCAGAGGCCCACCGACGAGAAGTACGCTCAGCGCTGGTTGGAGGTCATGGGCCATGTCAGCCGCAGCCTGGCCTCGACCCTGGACCTGGGGCAACTGCTGGATGTCATCATCGAGAGCATCATGGCGGTCATGCCCGCCGATGCCGGCTTCGTGATCCTCGTGGATCGCAAGACCGGGGAACTCGTGCCCAAGGCCATGCGGCAACGGGGCGCCGGGGACGCGCAGATCGCCGTCTCGCGCCACATCCTGGAGTATGCCCTCGCGGAGCGCGCGGCTCTGATGACCGCCGACGCCATGAGCGATGCGCGCTTCGAGAACCTCGACAGCGTCCAGGACCTGCGCCTGCGCTCGACGATCTGCGCCCCGCTCTTCCACGGCGAGGAGGCGCTCGGCGCGATCTTCCTCGAGGCTCGCTCGGCCACCGGCGCCTTCACCGAGCAGGACGTGGAGATGCTCCGGTCCATCGCGGCCCAGGCCGCCACGGCCATCGAGAACGCCCGCCTGTATACCGACGTGCGCCAGGCGCTCGATACGGTGCAGCAGGCCCAGGAGCAACTGCTCCGCAGCGAGCGCCTCTCGACCATCGGGGCGCTGTCGGCCAGCATCGCCCACGACATGGCCAACATCGTCACCCCGCTCAAGCCGCTGCTGAAGCTGGCCCTGCGCGACCAGGACACCGACCCCGACCTCACCGAATCCCTCAACCGCCAGATGGACCGCCTCACGACCCTCCTGGAACGCCTCATGTCCTTCTCCAAGAGCGAGACCCACCTGGGGTCGGTCAACGTCAACGAGCTGCTGCAGAAGACCGTCACGCTCATCCGCAGCGAGATCTACCACCGCAACGTGGAGCTGGTCATGGACCTGGCGGAGGATGTGCCACCGGTCCTGGGCGACGCCGCCCAGCTCGACCGGGTCTTCCTCAACGTGTGCATGAACGCGCTGGAGGCCATGGAGACGATGCCGGAAGGGGAGGAGCGCGCGCTCACGATCAAGACCGAGCGCGACGGCGAGGAGGTGGCGATCAGCTTCAGCGACACCGGCCCGGGGATCTCCGAGGCCGATCAGGAGCGGCTGTTCGAGCCGCTATTCACGACCAAGGAGACGGGCACGGGCCTGGGCTTGCACTCCTGCAAGCGTATCGTGGAGGAGGAGCACCGGGGCACGATCGAGGTGGACTCGATGGAAGGCATCGGCGCCACCTTCACGGTCCGTCTGCCGGCCACGCCGTAGCGTCGAGGCCCCCGGGGGGCTCCATCGTGCCCAGTAGGGCAGGCGGCCTCGCCTGCCCGTTCCGCCGCGCGCGGGCGAGGCCGCCCGCGCTACTGGACAGCGGAAACCCCTACGGCGACGCCGTAGCGCCCCCTCGTCCCTACTCGAACCACAGCGCCCCGTAGCGCTCGACGTTGTGGAACGACCCGAACGCCGGGCGCCAGCTTGAGATCTCCCACTGCCATAGCGGCGAGTCCGGGGTCCGGTAGTGGTAGTTGCGGCAGAAGTTCACTCGCCACGGCGCCTGCTTGGTCGGGGTAGGCA
Coding sequences within it:
- a CDS encoding helix-turn-helix domain-containing protein, with protein sequence MKSKACRDAIVLTDGERAALEDLALQHLGHSAGARRACIILLSADGRSVTDICNMLGCTRQTVVSWRRRFQRARVEGLHRARSARRLGSCGSVPIQP
- a CDS encoding FHA domain-containing protein — its product is MPTLAILNGALEGQVFDLDKPIITLGRRADNDVAVTLDPRISRFHAQLSQRGQEWLLEDLGSANGTFVGQRKIHGPTVIRPGDRFRLGRTWLALVPEPIHTSEAEARERVQLTEEEPVDLLGTPAEESDALAPEVSTATSAPQSVVYSLGLDQPQRPTDEKYAQRWLEVMGHVSRSLASTLDLGQLLDVIIESIMAVMPADAGFVILVDRKTGELVPKAMRQRGAGDAQIAVSRHILEYALAERAALMTADAMSDARFENLDSVQDLRLRSTICAPLFHGEEALGAIFLEARSATGAFTEQDVEMLRSIAAQAATAIENARLYTDVRQALDTVQQAQEQLLRSERLSTIGALSASIAHDMANIVTPLKPLLKLALRDQDTDPDLTESLNRQMDRLTTLLERLMSFSKSETHLGSVNVNELLQKTVTLIRSEIYHRNVELVMDLAEDVPPVLGDAAQLDRVFLNVCMNALEAMETMPEGEERALTIKTERDGEEVAISFSDTGPGISEADQERLFEPLFTTKETGTGLGLHSCKRIVEEEHRGTIEVDSMEGIGATFTVRLPATP